From Actinomyces sp. oral taxon 171 str. F0337, one genomic window encodes:
- a CDS encoding quinone oxidoreductase family protein: MKAMQIISFDGPASGLRYQEAPTPEPGPGQIAVDVDHAGVGYVEALFTEGLVPIDLPWTPGLEVSGRVRALGDGVDGYRVGEAVVALTITGGGGYGQVAVAPVELVVPLPAGLDPVVAAAVPANSTTALVALEEIVHLRRGESVLVHAAAGGLGSQVGQVARLLGAGRVVGVTRSEAKRQEILDLGYDEAWLTEELDDVEPAQFDVVADPVAGPARLRSLDLLRTGGRLLALGDASQAQDQQVSTTSLWLRGIGVTGFNLGAFSRANPALVGGHLRRAVELVASGELRVHVTDRLPIQEAAQAVTAVRTGTTTGKIVLTHSQD, from the coding sequence ATGAAGGCCATGCAGATCATCAGCTTCGATGGCCCCGCCTCCGGGCTGCGCTACCAGGAGGCCCCCACTCCTGAGCCCGGACCGGGTCAGATCGCGGTGGATGTGGACCATGCCGGTGTCGGCTACGTCGAGGCGCTCTTCACCGAGGGTCTCGTGCCCATCGACCTGCCCTGGACCCCCGGACTGGAGGTGAGCGGCCGTGTCCGTGCCCTGGGTGACGGGGTGGATGGCTACCGGGTCGGGGAGGCCGTCGTCGCCCTGACCATCACCGGGGGTGGCGGCTACGGGCAGGTCGCTGTGGCTCCCGTTGAGCTCGTTGTACCGCTCCCTGCGGGGCTTGATCCGGTCGTGGCCGCGGCAGTTCCGGCCAACTCGACGACGGCGCTCGTCGCCCTGGAGGAGATCGTCCACCTGCGCCGCGGTGAGAGCGTGCTGGTCCATGCCGCCGCCGGTGGCCTCGGCTCACAGGTGGGTCAGGTCGCCCGGCTGCTCGGTGCGGGCCGCGTCGTCGGCGTCACCCGCAGTGAGGCCAAGCGCCAGGAGATCCTGGACCTGGGCTATGACGAGGCCTGGCTGACCGAGGAGCTCGACGACGTCGAACCCGCCCAGTTCGACGTCGTCGCCGACCCGGTGGCCGGACCGGCCAGACTGCGCAGCCTCGACCTGCTGCGTACGGGAGGACGGCTCCTCGCGCTGGGGGACGCGTCCCAGGCGCAGGACCAGCAGGTGAGCACCACGTCGCTGTGGCTGCGGGGCATCGGCGTCACCGGCTTCAACCTCGGGGCCTTCAGTCGGGCGAACCCGGCGCTCGTCGGAGGCCACCTGAGGCGTGCGGTGGAGCTCGTGGCCTCCGGCGAGCTCCGTGTCCACGTCACCGACCGGCTCCCGATCCAGGAGGCCGCGCAGGCCGTCACTGCAGTGCGCACGGGAACCACCACCGGCAAGATCGTCCTGACCCACTCACAGGACTGA